The sequence below is a genomic window from Corvus cornix cornix isolate S_Up_H32 chromosome 1, ASM73873v5, whole genome shotgun sequence.
CACAGGTATTTTCTATGTGTGTTCCAATACAGGGAGTAGAACTTGGAAGAGATGCCTCAAAAGGGAAGGTGTTTAAGCAAAAGCATCTAGTAAACCTATGAGTTGCAATTTCTGGCTTTCAGCATTAAGGaagtggttttatttggttCTGCCCTTTACAGTTAAAAATTCTATTAGTTGCCATAGAGCTCTTTTAAAACTGTTGATGTTCCCATCTAGCCTGAGCTTAGAGTTGTTAAAAGCACCTTAAAGATTTTATATGCCTGATGCTGAAGTAAAGCTAGATTAAAACCTCCCGTCAAACTAATTTTGAGGAGAAAGTAATATTTTGCAGTAAGATCTGAATTCTTCTGGAAGGTTTAACTTATTTCTAAAGCAGAAATAACTTTGATAAGAAAATGCCAACAACTGCTTCTGTATTTGTCTCCTTGAAAAGCTGTggttaatttcattttctgttgcaaTGGACTTGATGCACTTGAGGACACAGTGCCCTTTATCCACCCCCTTGCCCTTTACCCATCCCCAGTAGAGAGACTGAACTCTTCTGAGCTCCTCACAAGCTGCTTATTCACTTCCCTGACTCTGTGGTGCAGGTGGGAATGGTGGAGTTGCTGCCCCTTCATGGCCTCTCTGGCATCTTGACCTCAAGGCTCCTGGTGATTCCCTTTCCTACCAATTGAAGGCAGTTATCCAGCAGGCTGCCAAGAGGCCAGAAACTCTCTAGTtaatcctgatttttttgtttggttggattttttttaaaatttcagttagGTTTTGAGTAAGTTTCCTATAATGGAGGCAAATAGATGTTCCCCGGCCAGTGCATTTGGCTTAGCCTGGCTACAAAACCATTTTGCAGGCACACACACTCAGTCTGGCCAGACTGCTTGCCAAGGGAGAGTCTTTTTATAGCCTCATTTTTAAATGGTATAGAGTAAAATTAAGTCTTTCctggaactggaaaaaaataaggtgtTAGACTTTATTTATCAAGTAAAATAGGACTAAACATGTTTACTGGGTGAGGATAGGACCTAGAAGTTTCTCAAAACCACAAATTGTAACAAAAGGGGCTTACTTGAAATGTGGGTAGGTAAGGAAGAGTTGTTCACCACAACTGAAAACcctctttaaaaagaaaaataattaaatctaaTTAAATCTGTCTTTTATCTTTCCTCTTTGACTTTTACCCCATTGTCGCAGAATATGAGGTTTCTCACAGTGGAGCAGTTGGCATCTAGGATTAAGCATTATAGATATATCTGTACATAATTAGCAAACTGACTTGACTGTTTCAGCTTTTGGAGAGTATTTGTCCATGTACAGATATTGTTCCTGATGCAAAAATAAGACATCTGGGTCTCTTCAGCTACCACTAGAAGGGTGAATGTCAGGGAAATAATGGGCTTTTTGCTAAATGTAGAGTGTGCAGAGCCGGAATTCCAGATGTTTATAATTTTATGTGTATTTGCTAGACTACAATGCtagtttttttaatagctttgaTACATTAATAGCTGTAGATGAGTTTTTCAATAGCTTTCAAACCCAACAATGGTTTCTGATTCACTCAGTGCATGCCTTACAAATGCTGTTGTACGTGTTTAAAGAACAAATTTTCGCAGGCTACAAAGACAACATTGGAAATGAGAAGATGCTTTCTGGAAAGCAGTGTTCAGCAGACTTCCTTTAGGGATGAAAGAATCAGTGGGATTCTTCTTTTCATCAACCTAGATGTTGATCTGCTTCTTTTACATAAACTTGTAGGGAATTAACAGAATCATATTTTTAAGCATCATCATTTACTTTATAGCCAAAAATACCCAGTaaataataccaaaaaaaagccacaataCTGGTAATAACATAAATTATCACTGGATGCATACAGCACAGGAAgatttcacattaaaattatGAGCTTTCTGGCTAGATCAATCttttttgcaaggaaaacaaatctctCTTTCATGCTTCATTTGTTAGCTGCTGCGGGCTTGGTGAAACTGAGCTAGAGCTGTAAAAGGCTcagtggaaaatattatttctgcttattctgagagtttctttttctccctttctgttGGTAGTATGTCATCAGTCACTCACAGCTGGAAACCAGGACCCTTCAGCTTTCTGTCTGGCACTATGACAGGTTTGGACGCAACAGCTTCCTTGGGGAAGTGGAAATTCCATTTGATTCCTGGAACTTTGAAAATCAGGGCGATCAGTGGTTTGTGCTCCAGCCCAAGGTAAGGGTTTCCAGGACTGCTGAAAGGGCTGTCAAGCAAATTTAGCAAGActtagttatttttttcctttggaactTATTTATAAAGCAGGACTTTATAAGTGTCTAATatgacaataaaaaataatatttacttgTTCTTAATTCAGTAAAAGCTTACTGGTTTTGAATTCTTCATGAAAATTTCACATGTGATTGGGTACTTAAAAACAGtagcaaaaaaaatgtttttaaataaaccatAAGTTCATCCCGTAATAAACTCCAATAGAAAAATTACCTAGTAAATAtacattaattcttttaaatagCACATAAATCAAAGAACTTTCCTACCATTCCGCCTACCCAATCCTTAACAGGTTATTAAagaaaccagctttttttttttttcagttcaaagtgGTTTACACCTTTCAGACGTGACAAAGTGACTTCTTAATCTCTCATTCACCTTAACTAGAAAGGCACAAGATAGGGCTTCTAAAACAGCAAATTAATTGGTCTGTGAAATTGGTCTGTACAGGGTGTGCCCTGTATCTAGTGAAGGATAGGGTGACTTCTGTGCCCAGGGCACCCCTGCTTTGGCAAAGGtgtttatttttggaagagatTCAAAGAGCTGTTGTAAACTAGAGGATTAAAGGTTTCTGCCTTGTTTGCTCCCGCAGCAGCCATAATCCCCAGGAATTCCAGGGGTTTAGACTGCCATTtaagaaagtgtatttttctaGTTGCAAGAAAATATGAGGTGTGCAGCAAACACTGTCAAGATTAACTAGATGACTTGGTTTTTCTATGTTCATTACATTTAAGGAAATTGTATTATATTTGGGGTTTCAGGAGAGTGTGtttgatttttgcctttctaaCAGGTGGGAGATGGATCTGATTGCTGTGTAATTAATTCATAGGTAATTTCTTTTAATCCTAACgggaaaataaccaaaaaacTCATGAAGCTCTTCTGCTCAGGAAAATAAGTAATGAGGCACTAAGCACTTCAGTCAGTCCAGCTGGAAGGTGTTATCTGATTATTTCCAAACCcattaaaaggatttttaaattacttcttttatgtcaaagaaagcaagcacagaATTGGTCTTGTCTGCCTCCTAAATTGTTACAAAGAATGTTTCTAAACTTAAAACACTGCTAAGGTTTTTGATCAGCAAGGataatattgaagaaaaaatcaattattGTTGTTtcaattaacaaaaaaacctcactggTTAATACCCACACAAAAATACATGCTATTTTCCTATGTGGACTGCCTGATAGAGACAGGAATGGAGGAATGGCAATCAAACATTTTCTGGGTTTCATTACagtggttggtttgttttatcATGAATCATTTAGCTGCTTTAGTGAAAAGATTGGAGACTCAAAGACGTGTTTTTTCTATGAGCATTGAGAGATCTGTTTTCAACAGGAGTGTGGCTAAGTCAGAAAAAGTAGAGAAAATAGTTCTGTGGCTGAAGAGGGGACAGAGTATAGAGTCATGTTACATGTGGGTTTGGGGGAGAGGCTGACAAATCTTTTCTGACATTAGAACTTTACACCATTGCTTATCCACTAGTagaactaaataaaaaataacttttgatGCCTTTATGGGAAACTTGATCCTAAACTTGCTTAGTTTAGACCACAATGAGCTGCCTGACTGGCAAAATGTAGATGTGCAAATGATTCCACAGCCGTTTACTACCGGTTTTCTTTAGTCCTTTGTTGTAGCAGCTGGCACTGGACACTGGTGTGAGACAGGACTGTTTTCCTCAgtcagcacagcagtgcctgtgttGCTGTAAAAATGCTTCAAAGTCACAAAGGGGCCGTGTTGCTATCACTAAAATTGCTTTGTTCTCTGTGCCATCCTTGGGTGCAGACTTAGCCCCAGTGAATGGTCAGTGCCTCAGCCTGGAGTCGGTGAGGTGAAGGCAATGCTGACTCTCTGCATACACCTTATGGATTTctggtgggggtttttttgcttgttttctcttgGTAATAGAATTTTGACCTTTGTGGGGTGTCAGGAAACAAGCTGAATGCATATCAGAGAAATACATTCACAGGTCAGATCTTCATCTACAAACAGTTCTTCAAAGGCTTATGTGGTGCCTCGGTGTGTGtcttgctgtgctggaggatCCTCTCCCTTTATCCATGTCCTTTGTCCCTCCAAAGAGATCAGGAAGATTTGTTCATTTGTACCAAAATCTAAGCACTGAAGCATGTACAGAAATCatatcacagaaccacagaatggtttgggttggaagggacttcaaaaATCATCaagttccatgggcagggacacctttcactggaccaggttgctgaGCATCTGAGTAGTGCCACCTCCATCAGTGAAGTTAGATCTCTCTGTGTTACATCCAACGTTTTTAAAACTTAAGTTTCCAATTTCTTGCAATGTGAATGGAAGTTCAGCACCCTGCCAGTGAAGGCctaatattattttaacaagATGGTCTGAAGAGCACCGATTGCATTCTTCTGGGTAAGAGTcaaacatttataaaaaaatatgtagaaatgcagaaatagtAGCTGTGTGGAAAAGGACACTGGGAATAACAGtttttaagaagtttttctgtttcaaagctgCACTCTGATCTCCTTCACCTTCATTCCCCACACATCTATGCAAAGAGTGACTCAGGAGTGACTCCtctaaaatacaagaaaataattacattttaaatccTGACTGAATTTAAATAAGGGCTATCAGCTTAAATCAGTTACAGTTTATATGCTCAGAAATAAGttggaagggtttttttgttgttgatttgcTTCACTGACTCATGCTAGATAACTCTCTCCTCTGTGTGTTCACTGAACAGTTTAATTCcacttgggtttatttttctgagagcTTGCATTCCCTAGCTCAGAAAGTTTTCTAAAATGTGATTGCCTCCAATTTGGAATGTCTAATTATCTGAAAGTGAGCTGGTGAATCTTGATGTGTTTAAGTGTTTAAAACACTTATTGATGTACTGATATATTTcaacagaattaaaatcaaaaaGAGAATGTGAATGATTAACCTTGActggatttctgttttgtttgtttgtttgttttctcctcaggTGGAGGTTGTGACAGATTTTGGGCTTCAATACAAAGGAGAACTGACAGTGGTTTTACGTTATATTCCCCCAGACAGAAACCTAATGCTTCCTCTGGGGCAGTTTCAAGGTAAAACAAACATTAATGatgatgatttaaaaaatcatgtgaTGATGATGTATTAAAAATCCTCACTTAGGGTGAAGATTGAAATCACACTTAAATATGCTcgttcatagaatcacagaatgttaaggggttggaatggacctgaaagaccatctagtcccaagccccctgccatgggcaaggacacctcccagtagaccaagttgctcaaggccttatccaacctggcttCCACAGTTGTGTTTATCTGTGAAAATTCTGAACCATGTGTATGTTTCTTTTGCTCCATCCTTTTCTCTTACACTGAACttaaggagagagaaaggaagaggaatatGCAGTCAATGGTTGATGCATGACTCtgacttaatttaaaaaaaaaatccagacattAGGTAACATGATCAAGggcagccacagagaaaaaaactgtcCGCATTGTAGGCTGAGAGTTCTTTGTTCGGCTAGTTAGATACAGTGTTTAGCTGATCAAGTAATAGACTTCACTTAGTTCTTCATGCTTAATTTGCCTTAAGCTGCCTCCTcattttcaccctttttttcacactccttttcctctgctcagtCTTAGTGTATTACTGCTGCAGTTTAGTCCTGTAAAAGCTTATTTGAGTTCTTTAGGGTGAGCCATGATTTTCATCAGCAATGAACAAGGGAAAAGAGTTACTATCTCTTTGCATTGTAGTAGCATGAGGAACAGCAATCCTTTGAAGTGAGAGCAATCACTGGGTAGCACCTGAGTGCACATGGCTATACCAGACACACATATATCACCATCTTAGTGACAGTATTGCTTGTTAGCATTTGCATTTGGTAGattagatttctttcttttcctttctttttttttatgacagATGATATTCCCCCTGCTAGCAGTACCGTTCTCTAAAGGTTTGTTCTCTTAAAAGCTAATTGTTATCAGCTCAGTCCAGATACGctgtctgcattttttaaaattagtacaTTTTAACATCactcctgattttctttcccGGATGTTTTCAGCCTGAATCAGTCTGCACAATCTCTGCTGATAAAAGCTCCTTAGAACCTGCAGCAGCAAGTGCCCAtgtccttgtgctgctgtttgaatGCAGCAGCATGTCAGGAAGCACCATGCCCTCTGCCATGGTCTCTGGGGAGCAGTGCATCCCACACACAGGATACAGTTGGCTTATTTCTGGACTTTAAGCTTTGGGACAGAGGTTTTATAGCTTCCTTTGTGGCCCAGGGCTGCCTTAACATCAGCACTGGAAGTGGACTCTGAAAAGAGGGCAGGATTTACTGGGCAGGCAATTTTTTGTGTTCAGCACAGCAGTCCACAAATACTTACAATGGAACAGGACTTCAGATAGGGCATGTTGTTGTGTCCTTCAAGGACAAGCTAGTTAGTCCTTGGTCAAGTTCTTTATCAAATATGGAGTGACTTTTCTGCCCCTGCCTTAATGAGGAATGCTTTAGTCCCATTGCAatatattacttttaaaaatctagcCAAGacaatttacattttcaaatcaGTCTTACAGTGTATATATAATTTCTGATTGTAATTTTGCAACTTTGTTCTATGCTTAGGAAAGAGAGgcttcaaaaaaggaaaaaaaggagattctCATCTGCCATCTGGAGGCATATTAGAAGTCCTCATCAAAGAAGCAAAGAATTTAACAGCAGTGAAATCAGGAGGCACATCTGATACTTTTGTGAAAgggtttgtgggggttttttctccccctttttaaTGACTGCACTGGATCTAATTTAAGATTTGTGTAACATATCTATAAGCACGTGGGTACACAAAAAATTTACATAGTATGACAATATATGCATGTTTTTAGTAGATAGGCAGTGTTTTATGTTGGACATTCAAAATCCAAATTACACAGAATGCTTGTGTTcgaaaaaaatgaaaataatcctGCATATCTCAGTATAATGGATTTCTCATAAATGTAGGTTATGCATTATAAATGTTACATTTAGGAAGTAATAGATACATTAttacaacatttttctttcccagtttttgcTCTCAATGCTAGTTTTCAGGCTTGCTGATTTCTAGATATCTTTGAGTTCATAGTAATGGCTTGAATGTTGTTACTAAATGGGGACAACAGGAAACATCCTGTCTTTAATTCCCTGGTGGAGCTTAGAATTTATCTTGATCTTCTGTTGTGCTTAAAACTATCACTCAGCTCATACATTTCAAgtagaaaaagtaattttcatttttttctggatgatCTCTTCTTGTGGTTTGAGATGGACACTGGACAAGATGACTCCAGAGAGGCCCCTTCTAGCTAAAGTTTTTATGACTCTGTCTATATTTAGCCTCACTGAAACAAGAAGTTTGTGGTTGAGGCTTGGGGCAAGGAGACCTAATTCCAGTTTCTGTTTGTGGTAACTGACACTGTAGCAATGAGAACAAATGGagcacaaatgcaaaataagCAATTCAGGCACATGCTTAACTTCATACCAGTGGGGAGATGGGGTCCTGATCCCATTTGAGTCCCTACATAATTGTCATTTATTGTGACTGTTATGTGACAAACCATTTccatattcattttccttttctttctctcccagaTACCTGCTCCCAGATGACAGCAAAGctacaaaacacaaaactccCATAGTGAAAAAGAGTGTGAACCCCCAGTGGAATCACACCTTTGCTTTCAGTGGCTTGAATTCAAGGGACATACAGAATGTCTGCCTGGAACTGACTGTGTGGGACAAGGAGTCTCTTTCCAGTAATATTTTCCTGGGAGGTGTCCGTTTGAGCACTGGAAATGGTAAGATCCCATCTGACTCACGTTGCTTTTCTTATTCTGCTCTCCTCTTTCTTTACCCACGTGATTCATGTGTATGAAGGACAGAAGTGTTACTGagtgttttgaaaatgtatgGGAAGCTGTGGAAtttgaaaatggagaaaaggcAACATGTACATAATCTGTAGATGATTTAGTTCTTTCCTCCACTGAGTGAGACACAAAAACTTTGTGCCCATCTATACTTCTGCATGGTCTAAAACAACTCTGAATACCTTGGGAAGTATTCCTTAGCATCCCAGTGAGAAGGAGTCAACTACTTCTGTCCAGCAGCAGCCTTTCTGCTGATGATGGTGTCACCTGGAAGAGGTGTGAATCCATTCCTTCTGTGTTGGGAAGAAGTTGCTTGTGGTGCAACGTGTGGAGGTTTATGAGCCTCTGCCCACGCACCTGAAGGAGTTCAATGACAAACTGGTgctctccaggagctgcctgttTTCAGTGTAACTCCCTGTACAGGTGAAGTGTAAAGTGCTTGTCATTTCTCTTGTACACTGTTGTAGTAAACGAGCAGCGATGTTACCCAACTGCTTCCTAAAATGGCAAAATGCCTCATGTTTTTACAATTGTCAGGTGTAAGCAATGGCAAGGAGGTTGACTGGATGGACTCTCAAGGGGAAGAGCAGCACCTCTGGCAGAAGATGATTGACAGTCCGGGAGCTGCAGTGGAAGGGGTGTTAATGCTGAGATCCAGCATGAGGAAACGCAGACTCTGAAAGACTTGAACTGCTGGGGGGTGCCACAAGGAATCCTGGCTTCAGTGGTGTCCAGGCTCGTGTCACTTTGCCCATTCGAATGTGAGAAGGGTTGTACTCTTTGCCTTGGATATTAAGGCTGTGAGTGAGATTTTAATGCATTCTGCACTTTCATGTACATGTTTTTTACCCAAGCTTCTTGTGTGAATTGTTTCTTCTGAAGCCAGTGAGAACTGGACCTTGTACAGAGATCAGACTGGCTCCCTCTGTCCCTTCTGGCAGCTGGTGTGCAGCTGATGAACACTTGGTCTGAGGGCTGCTCAGAGTGAGCAAATTCTCTTGCTGGTCATTTAGTGAGTAATGCCACATTTATGAATCTCCTTCTGGCTCAGAGATGGCCTAGAAGGCAGCAGTGGCACAGTACAAGCAGATTCAGAGCGAGTCTGTGCTTTGGTGTTTGTAGTCAAGAAGCCATAATGTTCTGAAGGATAACAAACAGTGTTTCTTTATCATGTTTGCTTGTTGGCCTGTGCAGTGGTGCAGCACGACAGGCTTGGGACCAAAACCCCAGTGAAGGAGGGCCAATACTTGGTTCAGTGAAATCAAAAAGCCtcttatgaaaataaatcataacAAATCCTCAAACAGTGTCCAGAACTACGTGATGCTACTGTGGTTTGGATTCAGTTGACAGCTCTAGCCGAGACCTTCTGACGTCATTGAACAGAGGGAATATGTCCACATGCCAGTCCCCATCTGATGTGTTGCTGAGATGAGACACACACCAGGCTTGGACAGAGTTAGCTAAGACTTGATTCAACAGATTGTGTAGAACAGAATGAGATTACAGCATGTGCCAAAATGATTTGCATAACTGTAAAATGTTCTCTCAGTGGGCTGGGGACCCATTCAGGCCCATGCACATTAATTATAACCCGAGTAGGACTTTCATTCTCCTAAACATCCCCCAGTAGATTTAACGATGAATGGGTCTTGGCCAAGTCAATCATTAATCTTATTAACCATGACAATTGTTCGACAGTAATTTTGTGATTCCTCAAGGTATAAGACAAAGGAAGATCAGGAAACGGAGTGAACaacatttcttctgaattttccaCAATTAGAACACAACTTTCTATTTGCACTGGTAAATTAATCTATAGCCACTCCTTCATGTTTTTTTGCCCCCAAAGTTTATTGCAAGAAATCTAGATTGAACAACAGAATATGAACATAGCTAAGCAACTACAGCTGGAGATTTTGATATCAGTAGCTGTCCTACTGTACAATTAAGTACATGTATTTAGAGCTGAATTCAAAACTTTAAgatgtaaattattttccttttaaggtATTTTATGCTGGTTTTTGTTGGAGTGGCTGGAAACTGCAGAGAAGTTTACAATCAGTCTTCTAAAATCCTAATATTATTGgataaaaaagtatttatttgtgttaaaaatagcagttttaataaaattatttgtttcattatGCATAAGTTATTTCAAAGTTCTGATATGACTTTCAAAAGTCACTGGAGGTACTTCTTGCCCAGTTGGAGACTCACCATTTTCAGGAATTAGCGAGTcatctttgaaaatgaaaattctccTACAGACTCTCACATTGGGAACTGAAAGTCAGTGGTTACTCAAGAAAactgatttcattttccttcttcatcttttcttcattttattctgaagtTCAGCTCAAATTGGGCAGTGAGGGAAGTCTAGTTTGGTTTTAGCTGACTTTTAATTTTTgcaacctaaatgattctgtcGTTCTACAATTCTGTGCTGCAGATGCTGTGAGCTGATAAATTAGAGCACAAATATCAAGCATGTAACATTTTATGACCTTGTTCTTATCACAATAGTCTGTCTTTAAgtattagattattttttatcaCTATCTTCCAAAGTGAAACTAAACCTAACTTTTGACACCTAAACTACCTCTCTCTTTAACAGAACTGCTTTGAATTGTCTTGGTTGTTCGTACTACAAACCTGAATTTATTTTGGGAATAATGATATTACATTGACATGTAGGCACGAActtgatttttgcttttgctaGAAGTTGTTTCAAACAGCTAAAGCTGTTGAATCTAAAGAAAATGGTTCTTCGAGGTAAAATTCCAGCTGGAGTTTTAGAGGAACATTGTGCTGTTGAATGGTTTGCTTTGATTCATTTTGATGgtgaaaatgccaaaaataataACACAAAACCTCCTCCCAGTTGGACCTTAGAATGGGCATCTTTTCATTTGCCAAActgaaaaacttaaaatgatGTTAAGTcgaatttatttttgcatggaGCACAAGTGTTTGCCTGATTTTTGAATGGCACTTCCTAACCTTCTAAGCATTAGCATTTCAGCTAAatcatgttttcctttgaaacaaaaaaagtttgTATTTTACTGCTTCAACTTCTGCCCATTTTGGTCTTAAGGCAGAGTTTGTGATGAATGGTCTCATCTGGGAAGTGCCACCCAGCACATACACGGGCTTTAAGCTCTGCCTTTCCTTGCAAAGGGTCAAAATGTTGTTCTGAGCCCACACCTGAAATTACAGGCTGGGCTGTGAACAGGCTGAAGTTCAGCATGTGGAGGGAACAGTTTCACCTGGAAGTAATTCTGGCCAAGGTGGTGGTGTTTGCCATTGATGGGCTTTGGAGTAGAACAGTGAAATTACCTCCTGCCTTAGCAGggacagtgctgcagcaggctGTCAACATAAAAGGTGTCACACCCACCAGAGCCTCGCGGAGATGACGAGCATCAGATAAACACTGGAGCAACTTGGAAAGTTTTGCTGTTCTCTGATGTTACCAGCTCATTTGTAGGAATCATCTGACTTACGGGAAATGTCACATTTAATTATGTCTCTCACCTCTTTGTTCTCTTCTTCTGTAAAGATGGTTTATGGTTTGGAAAAAGCACAAGATGATTAACTGCAGATTTGATTTCTTGTTTCCCAGATATTTGAATTAATTGCCCATAATTGTGCGTCATCACGTGCTGTGTGTTACCAGGCtgaacagaaagacagaaagccAGGAATTAGACCAAAGCCTTCCTTTTCTATGTGTGTTTATGGTATTGAAGGTGCATTAATGGTTTATTCAAAGTTAATTTTTAGGAGGAAATAGCCACAATTTTAACACTGATTCATAAACTCCTGCCCTGAGTAGATAAATACAGTAGAGCTGA
It includes:
- the SYTL5 gene encoding synaptotagmin-like protein 5 isoform X4, with the translated sequence MTADYSGDTGLENGMIIPASESVPEDLVKKHCRKASGTPSIAVSRVSLSSDRSRSEIDLSESFSEGNEDTLSIRSKSVPSALDQELGYLDETEEDIDDIVASRYPRKHEHMTSGLSTNSPEGSDRKWTYLNVPETDGDTTSINSMMSVYSETGDYGNVKVSGEILLSINYIYKTGALNILVKSCRNLAIADERKQRTDPYVKAYLLPDKSRQSKRKTKIKSNSTNPEFNETLKYVISHSQLETRTLQLSVWHYDRFGRNSFLGEVEIPFDSWNFENQGDQWFVLQPKVEVVTDFGLQYKGELTVVLRYIPPDRNLMLPLGQFQGKRGFKKGKKGDSHLPSGGILEVLIKEAKNLTAVKSGGTSDTFVKGYLLPDDSKATKHKTPIVKKSVNPQWNHTFAFSGLNSRDIQNVCLELTVWDKESLSSNIFLGGVRLSTGNGVSNGKEVDWMDSQGEEQHLWQKMIDSPGAAVEGVLMLRSSMRKRRL